A section of the Chryseobacterium scophthalmum genome encodes:
- a CDS encoding DUF3857 domain-containing protein: protein MMKLWCVGAFSLASFYYAQSYPVSEISDVLKKNASAVIRNESTVLEINKVDEIVYRNSSAITVINKDAVGFSLPKIYYEKGNTVSNVKVTVYDEKGAKIKSYSKSDFTDVAANSQGSFYSDNRMMYLSYTPTSYPYTIEFSYDQKDQNTVFISDFTPFNDFNISLQKSSFKVINKSGINLRSKTYDSPFGFASVNVSEGDGGKLYTYQSIPAIDQEDMVPSPKKILPKVSFSLDQFNLVGKKGNITTWKDFGLWYYNNLLTPVSVSTPQIKSEIAALNLSGSTEEKVKKIYQYMQSKTRYVFVALGIGGWQPMMPDEVQKKGYGDCKGLTNYMKTLLDEAGIKSYYVIINSNSSPISFDIDFPKMGGNHVILVIPTEKGNIWLENTSQEMAYNHLSFSTTDRNVLAVKPDGIEIMETPSYSSQQNKEKQVLNIQLNPDKTITGNGKFTYTGNQYDFNLVFAGLGQSEKNNTIKNTLSTLDFEKVEMSDFKNNRDLATIDFDLNFKAVNYSKMVGSSYIFRAVPIYANARYHQDENRSLPFENRFSYEDEYEIIYKLPAGYIIEEMPENGNVNSEFGTYKISFEKKEDKLIVKRFFQMKKGLHSKDKYNDYVSFRKKVMNADNSKILISKKS, encoded by the coding sequence ATGATGAAATTATGGTGTGTAGGAGCATTTTCTTTAGCTTCTTTTTACTATGCACAAAGTTATCCGGTATCAGAAATTAGTGATGTTTTAAAAAAGAATGCAAGTGCTGTCATCCGAAACGAAAGCACAGTTTTGGAAATCAATAAAGTTGACGAAATCGTTTACCGGAACTCTTCAGCAATTACAGTAATCAATAAAGATGCGGTTGGTTTTTCGCTTCCCAAAATATATTATGAAAAAGGAAACACGGTTTCTAACGTCAAAGTAACAGTATATGACGAAAAGGGTGCTAAAATAAAAAGCTATTCTAAAAGTGATTTTACTGATGTTGCAGCTAATTCTCAGGGTTCATTTTATTCTGATAACAGGATGATGTATTTATCTTATACACCTACGAGTTATCCTTATACGATTGAATTTAGTTACGATCAGAAAGATCAGAATACAGTTTTTATTTCGGATTTTACGCCTTTTAATGACTTTAATATTTCGTTACAGAAAAGCAGTTTTAAAGTTATCAATAAATCAGGAATCAATTTACGCTCGAAAACTTATGATTCGCCTTTTGGGTTTGCTTCGGTAAATGTTTCAGAAGGAGATGGCGGGAAATTATATACTTATCAAAGTATTCCGGCAATTGATCAGGAAGATATGGTTCCAAGTCCTAAAAAAATACTACCCAAAGTAAGCTTTTCTTTGGATCAGTTTAACTTGGTTGGAAAAAAAGGGAATATCACAACTTGGAAAGATTTCGGTTTATGGTATTATAACAATCTTTTGACACCAGTTTCGGTTTCTACTCCGCAAATAAAATCTGAAATTGCTGCGCTTAATCTTTCAGGATCTACGGAAGAAAAAGTGAAGAAGATCTATCAGTATATGCAAAGCAAAACACGATATGTTTTCGTAGCCTTGGGAATTGGAGGTTGGCAACCGATGATGCCGGATGAGGTTCAGAAAAAAGGTTACGGCGATTGTAAAGGTCTTACCAATTACATGAAAACGCTTTTGGATGAAGCGGGAATAAAATCTTATTATGTAATTATTAATTCTAATTCTTCACCGATAAGTTTTGATATAGATTTTCCAAAAATGGGAGGGAATCACGTGATTTTGGTTATTCCAACAGAAAAAGGAAATATCTGGCTGGAAAATACATCTCAGGAAATGGCTTACAATCATTTAAGTTTCAGCACAACCGATAGGAATGTTTTAGCTGTAAAACCTGATGGAATCGAGATTATGGAAACCCCAAGCTATTCTTCACAACAAAATAAAGAAAAACAGGTTTTAAATATTCAGCTAAATCCAGATAAAACGATTACCGGGAATGGTAAATTTACTTATACAGGAAATCAGTATGATTTTAATTTAGTATTTGCAGGATTAGGGCAGTCTGAGAAAAATAATACCATAAAGAATACACTTTCTACATTAGATTTTGAAAAGGTTGAGATGTCTGATTTTAAAAATAACAGAGATTTGGCAACAATCGATTTTGATCTGAATTTTAAAGCTGTTAATTATTCTAAAATGGTAGGTTCCAGTTATATTTTCAGAGCTGTTCCTATTTATGCCAATGCTAGATACCATCAGGATGAAAACAGAAGTCTTCCTTTTGAAAATCGCTTTTCTTACGAAGACGAATATGAGATCATTTATAAGCTTCCCGCAGGATATATCATTGAAGAAATGCCGGAAAACGGAAATGTAAATTCAGAATTTGGTACGTATAAAATTTCTTTTGAAAAGAAAGAAGACAAGCTTATTGTAAAAAGGTTTTTCCAAATGAAAAAAGGGCTTCATTCTAAAGATAAATACAATGACTATGTAAGTTTCAGAAAAAAAGTAATGAATGCAGATAACTCAAAAATTTTAATTTCAAAAAAATCATAA
- a CDS encoding transglutaminase-like domain-containing protein, with amino-acid sequence MRNIITLFSVFCISTALFAQDQKFLKMPKFNKDDLKKEKSEIDPKAPAEILYRSIHYRIDNSTGKLIKEYSYRIKIYEKDKSEDWHNLEVSLYDNNSGDREILNNMKALVYNLEGDNVVETKVDKSSKFKSKENKYITVSKYAFPTIKNGSIIEYHYEVSSPFAYEVPMIYIELDVPSVYTEYVFDSPTQMSYNVDFTGSLLPKYKIVKEDVLYGSQHRTYRFGYDNLKGFKTEKFVKNNDNYRTKIRAEIHSTYFGNNLKTYTSTWEDIRKKLWDHDDFGSQYKKDRLVKELLPAGILDEKNDLSKANKILDYVKTNFTWNESNGIYAENGIRDLIKNKTGNDADLNLMLTAMLRSANITAYPILISTVRNGSVNLTFPNLGNFNYVIVGAEINKTFYLFDATSKQSKANLLPSRVWNDNGLLVKDDKAEVISLTNINISYNSHTVKAKIHPDGTISGAYQDQDEGMMAMNAKENFDENPDKYKKQYKENFSVGFDNINSRVLEGGEFRSTMSFNSNNMIDNVGKKMIMNPLLFLHQTRNDFDQQDERKYMIDFISPISKTKVVEIEIPEGYDVADLPKSKKIVTEDKEISYSYTVEKKDNRIITISEYNIASADYPKEYYPAFKKIWKVISDSESQVMSLIKK; translated from the coding sequence ATGAGAAATATAATAACCCTATTTTCTGTATTTTGTATAAGTACAGCTCTTTTCGCACAGGATCAAAAGTTCTTAAAGATGCCTAAGTTTAATAAAGATGATCTTAAAAAAGAGAAATCAGAGATCGATCCGAAAGCTCCTGCAGAAATACTGTATCGATCCATACATTATCGTATTGATAATAGTACCGGAAAACTTATAAAAGAATATTCTTATCGTATAAAAATTTACGAAAAAGACAAATCTGAAGATTGGCATAATCTGGAGGTTTCTCTTTATGATAACAACTCCGGAGACCGCGAGATTTTAAATAATATGAAAGCTTTGGTGTATAACCTTGAAGGTGATAATGTAGTTGAAACTAAAGTTGATAAAAGCTCAAAATTTAAATCAAAAGAAAATAAATATATTACAGTAAGTAAATATGCTTTTCCTACTATAAAAAATGGTTCTATTATAGAATATCATTATGAGGTTTCTTCTCCTTTTGCCTATGAAGTTCCAATGATTTATATAGAGTTGGATGTTCCCTCTGTTTATACAGAATATGTTTTCGATTCACCAACCCAAATGTCTTATAATGTAGATTTTACAGGAAGTTTACTTCCGAAATATAAAATCGTGAAAGAAGATGTACTGTATGGATCACAACATAGGACTTATAGGTTCGGTTATGACAATCTGAAAGGATTTAAGACTGAAAAGTTTGTGAAAAATAACGATAACTACAGAACGAAAATCAGAGCAGAGATTCATTCAACTTATTTTGGCAATAATCTTAAAACGTATACTTCTACTTGGGAAGATATCAGAAAAAAATTATGGGATCATGATGATTTTGGATCACAGTATAAAAAAGATAGATTGGTAAAAGAGTTGCTTCCTGCAGGAATTCTTGATGAAAAAAATGACCTTTCTAAGGCAAATAAAATTTTAGATTATGTAAAGACTAACTTTACATGGAATGAGAGTAATGGTATTTATGCAGAAAACGGAATCAGAGATCTTATTAAAAATAAGACAGGAAATGATGCTGATCTTAACTTAATGTTGACAGCAATGCTGAGAAGTGCAAACATTACCGCATATCCTATTCTTATTTCTACTGTGAGAAACGGAAGTGTAAATTTGACATTCCCTAATTTAGGTAATTTTAATTATGTGATTGTAGGGGCAGAAATCAACAAAACATTTTATCTTTTTGATGCAACATCAAAACAGTCAAAGGCCAATCTTTTACCCTCACGAGTATGGAATGACAATGGACTTTTAGTGAAAGATGACAAAGCAGAAGTTATTTCGCTTACTAATATTAATATAAGTTATAATAGTCACACAGTCAAAGCAAAAATACATCCAGATGGTACAATTTCAGGTGCTTATCAAGATCAAGATGAAGGGATGATGGCTATGAATGCAAAAGAAAACTTTGATGAAAATCCTGATAAGTATAAAAAACAGTATAAGGAAAACTTTTCAGTAGGTTTTGATAATATCAACTCTAGAGTTTTGGAAGGCGGGGAGTTTCGGTCTACTATGAGCTTTAACTCAAACAATATGATCGATAATGTAGGAAAAAAAATGATTATGAACCCTCTTTTATTTTTACATCAGACCAGGAATGATTTTGATCAGCAGGATGAAAGAAAATATATGATTGATTTTATTTCGCCAATTAGTAAAACGAAAGTTGTAGAAATAGAAATTCCTGAAGGATATGATGTAGCAGATTTACCCAAAAGTAAAAAAATCGTTACTGAAGATAAAGAAATTAGCTATTCTTACACAGTAGAGAAAAAAGATAATAGAATTATAACGATTTCTGAATATAATATTGCAAGTGCAGATTATCCTAAAGAATACTACCCTGCATTCAAGAAAATCTGGAAAGTAATTTCAGATTCTGAAAGTCAGGTAATGAGTTTGATTAAAAAATAA
- a CDS encoding DUF3298 and DUF4163 domain-containing protein: MKNKVVLILFSAAFLLSACKKTESEKVDTKAENKSPEKFTIDSLKVNDSVKINDKLSVNYASKVLVFPTLKDKALLDSIYYDKTGITDYSKQGLQNFLDKDKTEFYTSVKEDSKEWISDIQNPQTWEAGSFMKLISQNDDFLQIEYLHTSYQGGAHGNYSFDTRVFDLKNNKKLDLKDITTMPKARLEELLMKNIDKLPSGTTDSDGPVKNSDMLLVDVIPANKDFYFDEKNLYFHYSPYEIAAFAAGDIVIPVSWKELDGTINPEFKKRMKIN; this comes from the coding sequence ATGAAAAATAAAGTTGTACTAATCTTGTTCTCGGCAGCTTTCCTTTTGTCTGCCTGTAAAAAGACAGAATCAGAAAAAGTTGACACAAAAGCTGAGAATAAAAGTCCTGAAAAATTCACAATAGATTCTCTTAAAGTAAATGATTCTGTAAAGATTAACGATAAACTTTCTGTAAATTATGCTTCAAAAGTATTGGTTTTCCCAACTTTAAAAGATAAAGCCCTTTTAGACAGTATTTATTACGATAAAACAGGAATTACTGATTACTCAAAACAAGGATTACAAAATTTTTTAGATAAAGATAAAACCGAATTTTACACATCAGTAAAAGAAGACAGTAAAGAATGGATCTCCGATATTCAGAATCCGCAAACCTGGGAAGCAGGCTCGTTTATGAAACTGATTTCTCAAAACGATGATTTTCTTCAGATTGAATACTTACATACTTCATATCAAGGCGGAGCGCATGGTAATTATTCTTTCGATACACGAGTTTTTGATTTAAAAAACAACAAAAAATTAGATTTAAAAGATATTACCACAATGCCTAAAGCAAGACTGGAAGAGCTTTTAATGAAGAATATTGACAAACTTCCAAGCGGAACAACCGATTCTGATGGTCCGGTTAAAAATTCAGATATGCTTTTGGTGGATGTAATTCCGGCAAATAAAGATTTTTATTTTGATGAAAAGAATTTATATTTCCATTACAGTCCTTACGAAATTGCAGCTTTTGCAGCCGGAGATATTGTAATTCCTGTCTCTTGGAAAGAGCTCGACGGAACAATTAATCCGGAATTTAAAAAGAGAATGAAAATTAACTAA
- a CDS encoding diacylglycerol/lipid kinase family protein, protein MLPNQEAFFTFVAMERVAFIINPFSAKKNYQPFLNELKNKVQNPLYYISESILGTDDFIKTHFDEVDFFVAIGGDGTISTVAKQLINTEKVLAIFPAGSGNGFSNETQFSKNLDELLDKLKAKKSRKIDTFTVNDRLSINVSGTGFDGKVVKEFEKTNRGFKNYIKVSLKTFFNYKPIKLKFFDENYKQYNGKYLMVNIANTRQFGNNAYIAPMASKSDGLVDMVLVKKFPLTYSPLFAFRMFTKKLKEDDYITYLPVSEIDFKVNTKNWHLDGEFNKIKSPIHVKVQPSSLNILI, encoded by the coding sequence ATGCTTCCAAATCAGGAAGCATTTTTTACTTTTGTGGCAATGGAAAGAGTAGCTTTTATCATCAATCCTTTTTCGGCAAAAAAAAATTACCAGCCATTTCTGAACGAACTTAAAAATAAAGTGCAAAATCCTCTGTACTATATTTCTGAGTCTATTTTGGGAACTGATGATTTTATCAAAACACACTTCGATGAGGTTGATTTTTTTGTTGCCATCGGAGGAGACGGAACGATCTCTACGGTCGCTAAACAACTCATTAATACCGAAAAAGTATTAGCTATTTTTCCGGCAGGATCGGGAAATGGTTTTTCTAATGAAACACAATTCAGCAAAAATTTAGATGAATTATTAGATAAATTAAAGGCAAAAAAATCTCGTAAAATAGATACTTTTACGGTAAATGACAGACTTTCTATCAATGTTTCAGGAACTGGTTTTGACGGAAAGGTGGTTAAAGAATTTGAAAAAACCAACCGTGGATTTAAAAATTACATTAAAGTTTCTTTGAAGACTTTTTTTAATTATAAACCAATCAAGCTTAAATTTTTTGATGAAAATTATAAACAGTACAACGGGAAGTATTTGATGGTGAATATTGCAAACACCCGTCAGTTTGGCAACAACGCTTATATTGCGCCAATGGCGAGCAAAAGTGACGGTCTGGTTGATATGGTTCTGGTGAAAAAATTTCCGTTGACGTATTCGCCGCTTTTTGCGTTCAGAATGTTTACCAAAAAATTGAAAGAAGATGATTACATCACGTATCTTCCGGTTTCAGAAATCGATTTTAAAGTAAATACCAAAAACTGGCATCTTGATGGAGAATTCAACAAAATAAAATCTCCAATTCATGTGAAAGTTCAGCCTTCAAGCCTGAATATTTTAATTTAA
- a CDS encoding VOC family protein codes for MKIFTKFIILFIAGICLACNEQNNNKKMNGNNPVVYFEIPVTNIERAEKFYTHVFNFKFEKEIIDDYEMMLFPFEETQSGISGALAKGDVYKPTKDGVIIYFKTQNIDSTLKKVLENKGKILYPKTVNEKHGFAVAEFEDSEGNRIALHETIRN; via the coding sequence ATGAAAATTTTCACAAAATTCATAATACTATTTATTGCAGGAATTTGTTTAGCCTGCAACGAACAAAATAATAACAAAAAGATGAATGGAAATAATCCTGTTGTATATTTTGAAATTCCCGTTACCAATATTGAACGGGCGGAAAAATTTTACACCCATGTTTTTAATTTTAAATTTGAAAAAGAAATTATCGACGATTATGAAATGATGCTTTTCCCTTTCGAAGAAACCCAAAGTGGGATTTCCGGAGCTTTGGCAAAAGGAGACGTTTATAAACCAACGAAAGATGGAGTGATTATTTATTTTAAAACCCAAAATATTGATTCTACATTAAAAAAAGTTTTAGAAAACAAAGGAAAAATTCTTTATCCAAAAACTGTAAACGAAAAACATGGTTTTGCAGTTGCCGAATTTGAAGACAGTGAAGGAAACCGAATTGCACTTCATGAAACCATTAGGAATTAG
- a CDS encoding dicarboxylate/amino acid:cation symporter, producing MKAKKFYQQLYFQVIVAITLGILLGNFYPELGEKMKPLGDGFIKLVKMIIAPVIFITLTLGIAHMTDLKKVGRIAIKAMLYFFTFSTLALIIGLIVGNIIQPGAGLNIDPASLSGDVSQYQQKAHDTTLTGFIMNIIPETLFSPLIGDNILQVLLVAILMGIALVLTKEKSGKVTEFLQVLAAPIFKIVHMLMKLAPIGAFGAMAFTIGKYGLASVLNLIFLVGTFYITSILFVVLVLGAVAWYNGFNIFKLMYYLKEELLLVLGTSSSESALPGIMEKMEKAGCSRAIVGLVVPTGYSFNLDGTNIYMTLASLFIAQALNIDLSIEKQLMLLLVAMLSSKGAAGVTGAGFVTLAATLAVVPEIPIAGMTLILGIDKFMSECRALTNVIGNSVATVVVANWEKQLDKKQLQYCLENPNEIEKKLEV from the coding sequence TTGAAAGCAAAAAAATTCTACCAGCAACTCTATTTTCAGGTAATTGTTGCCATTACTTTAGGAATTCTCTTAGGAAATTTCTACCCCGAATTAGGTGAAAAAATGAAACCTCTAGGCGATGGATTCATTAAATTGGTTAAAATGATCATTGCTCCGGTCATTTTCATTACGCTTACTTTAGGAATTGCCCACATGACAGACCTGAAAAAAGTGGGACGAATTGCCATAAAAGCAATGCTCTATTTTTTCACATTTTCAACGTTAGCATTGATAATCGGTTTAATTGTAGGGAATATTATTCAACCTGGAGCAGGTCTAAACATTGATCCTGCAAGTTTATCGGGTGACGTTTCTCAATACCAGCAAAAAGCACACGACACGACGCTCACCGGATTTATCATGAATATTATTCCGGAAACACTATTCAGTCCGTTGATTGGAGACAATATTCTTCAGGTGCTTTTGGTGGCTATTTTAATGGGAATTGCTTTGGTTTTAACGAAAGAAAAAAGCGGAAAAGTCACAGAATTTTTACAGGTTTTGGCTGCTCCTATTTTTAAAATCGTTCATATGCTGATGAAATTAGCACCGATCGGAGCTTTCGGAGCAATGGCTTTTACGATTGGAAAATATGGTTTAGCTTCCGTTTTAAATTTAATTTTTCTTGTAGGAACTTTCTATATCACTTCTATCCTATTTGTCGTTTTGGTTTTGGGAGCTGTTGCTTGGTACAATGGTTTTAATATTTTTAAACTGATGTATTATTTGAAAGAAGAACTTTTGTTGGTTTTAGGAACAAGTTCATCAGAATCTGCACTTCCCGGAATTATGGAAAAGATGGAAAAAGCCGGCTGCTCCAGAGCGATTGTAGGTTTGGTAGTTCCTACCGGATATTCTTTTAATCTTGACGGAACCAATATTTATATGACTCTCGCTTCATTATTCATTGCACAGGCTTTAAATATTGATCTTTCTATCGAAAAACAACTGATGCTACTTTTGGTGGCAATGCTAAGTTCGAAAGGAGCTGCAGGAGTTACAGGAGCTGGCTTCGTAACTTTAGCGGCAACTTTAGCTGTAGTTCCTGAAATTCCGATTGCAGGAATGACTTTGATTTTAGGAATTGATAAATTTATGAGTGAATGTCGTGCTTTAACGAATGTCATCGGAAACTCTGTAGCAACTGTAGTTGTAGCCAATTGGGAAAAGCAATTAGATAAAAAACAGCTTCAATATTGCCTGGAAAACCCAAATGAAATTGAGAAAAAACTGGAAGTTTAA
- the ggt gene encoding gamma-glutamyltransferase, which translates to MKKIIISLILFSCSLSAQYTDINIVKEVKVKNKGVVVSAHPLASEAGAKILNMGGNAYDAVVATQYALAVVYPQAGNIGGGGFLVGVKNNGEKFTLDYRETAPKNASKNMYLNKNGKANTDWSQNGRLAVGIPGSVGGFFATLKHCNLPMEKLIQPAIDLAEKGFAITEQEAKLLNSHKEYFQKYNKTSNAFVKNEVWRSGDILMQKELAETLKLIQRSGSKGFYEGKTAELLVSEMKKENGIITLEDLKNYKVAERKALEFDYKGNNIVSMPLPSSGGILLAQMLKMSGYENLEKYQQNSTEAVQIMVEAERRTFADRAEYMGDPDFIQDKTAYLISDDYLKNRWKSFSFSKATPSSEVGKVINQPKESTETTHISVIDKDGNAAAVTTTLNGLYGSKVVVSGAGFFLNNEMDDFSIKPGVPNMFGAVGGEANAIQPNKRMLSSMTPTIILKKGKPYMVVGTPGGTTIPTSVYQSIVNVIDFKLNTNMTVNSPKFHHQWLPETVSFEKNFPETTIKDLEKLGYKAERVNQLGRTEMIVIDDNGNIHAVADGRGDDSVAVE; encoded by the coding sequence ATGAAAAAAATTATTATTTCGTTAATCTTGTTTTCTTGCTCGCTTTCAGCACAGTACACTGATATTAATATTGTAAAAGAAGTTAAGGTAAAAAATAAAGGAGTTGTAGTTTCTGCGCATCCTTTAGCAAGTGAAGCTGGGGCAAAAATTCTTAATATGGGCGGAAATGCTTATGATGCAGTGGTCGCCACACAATACGCTTTAGCTGTTGTTTATCCTCAAGCAGGAAATATTGGCGGTGGCGGATTTTTGGTAGGTGTAAAAAATAACGGAGAAAAATTCACACTCGATTATCGCGAAACAGCTCCTAAAAACGCTTCCAAAAATATGTATCTCAACAAAAACGGAAAAGCCAATACCGATTGGTCTCAAAACGGAAGATTAGCGGTTGGAATTCCTGGAAGTGTGGGGGGATTTTTTGCAACTTTAAAGCATTGCAATCTTCCGATGGAAAAACTGATTCAACCTGCAATTGATTTGGCTGAAAAAGGTTTTGCAATTACCGAACAGGAAGCTAAATTATTAAATTCCCATAAAGAATATTTTCAAAAATATAATAAAACTTCCAATGCATTTGTAAAAAACGAAGTTTGGAGATCAGGTGATATTCTGATGCAAAAAGAATTGGCAGAAACTTTAAAATTAATTCAAAGATCAGGATCAAAAGGATTTTATGAAGGAAAAACTGCTGAACTTCTGGTTTCAGAAATGAAAAAAGAAAACGGGATCATCACTTTAGAAGATTTGAAAAACTATAAAGTTGCCGAAAGAAAAGCACTCGAATTTGATTATAAAGGAAACAATATTGTTTCAATGCCTTTACCTTCAAGCGGCGGAATTCTTTTAGCACAGATGTTAAAGATGTCGGGTTATGAAAATCTAGAAAAATACCAGCAAAATTCTACGGAGGCAGTTCAGATCATGGTGGAAGCAGAAAGAAGAACTTTTGCCGACAGAGCTGAATATATGGGCGATCCCGATTTTATTCAGGATAAAACAGCCTATTTAATTTCTGATGATTATTTGAAAAACAGATGGAAAAGTTTTAGTTTTAGTAAAGCTACGCCAAGTTCGGAAGTAGGAAAAGTTATTAATCAACCCAAAGAATCTACGGAAACCACACATATTTCAGTGATTGACAAAGATGGAAATGCAGCTGCTGTTACCACAACTCTAAATGGTTTGTACGGAAGTAAAGTTGTTGTTTCGGGAGCAGGTTTTTTCTTAAATAATGAAATGGATGATTTCTCGATAAAACCAGGTGTTCCCAATATGTTTGGTGCAGTTGGCGGTGAAGCAAACGCAATTCAGCCTAATAAAAGAATGCTTTCTTCGATGACACCAACCATTATTTTGAAAAAGGGAAAACCTTATATGGTTGTAGGAACTCCGGGCGGAACGACTATTCCAACTTCTGTTTATCAGTCGATTGTGAATGTGATTGATTTTAAATTGAATACCAATATGACTGTTAATTCTCCAAAATTCCATCATCAATGGCTTCCTGAAACAGTATCTTTTGAAAAGAATTTTCCGGAAACAACGATTAAAGATTTAGAAAAATTAGGGTATAAAGCTGAAAGAGTGAATCAATTGGGAAGAACGGAAATGATTGTCATAGACGATAATGGAAATATTCATGCTGTTGCAGATGGTCGTGGTGACGACTCTGTTGCAGTAGAATAA
- a CDS encoding NAD-dependent epimerase/dehydratase family protein — translation MESYTEKILITGALGQIGTELTNRLVEIHGADNVVASGLDRYQKGLTSAGHYERMDVTNTQLVRQVIKDYEITTVYHLASLLSGTSEKQPIFAWKLNLEPLLQFCELAKEGLLKKIFWPSSIAVFGKGIPKENVGQDVVLNPTTVYGISKMAGEKWCEYYFDKYGVDVRSIRYPGLISWKTPAGGGTTDYAVEIFYEAIEEGKYTSFISENTGMPMLYMDDAINATLQLMDAPKESLTVRSSYNLGGMSFTPAELAAEIKKEIPEFEIDYKPDFRQAIADSWPASIDDSVAKKDWGLSYDFGISEMSKDMIKNLKVKLNKN, via the coding sequence ATGGAGTCTTATACGGAAAAAATATTGATTACAGGGGCTTTAGGGCAAATCGGAACTGAGTTGACGAACAGATTGGTAGAGATACATGGAGCTGATAATGTAGTTGCTTCAGGTCTTGACAGATATCAGAAAGGTCTTACTTCTGCCGGACACTACGAAAGAATGGATGTTACCAACACACAATTGGTAAGACAGGTCATTAAAGATTACGAAATCACAACAGTATATCATTTGGCTTCTCTTCTATCTGGAACATCAGAAAAACAACCCATTTTCGCATGGAAATTAAATCTTGAGCCACTTCTTCAGTTTTGTGAGCTTGCAAAAGAAGGTTTGCTTAAAAAGATTTTCTGGCCAAGTTCTATCGCTGTTTTTGGTAAAGGAATTCCAAAAGAAAATGTAGGTCAGGATGTAGTTTTAAACCCTACAACCGTTTATGGTATTTCTAAAATGGCGGGAGAAAAATGGTGCGAATATTATTTTGATAAATATGGAGTAGATGTAAGAAGTATCCGTTATCCTGGTTTGATTTCTTGGAAAACTCCTGCAGGTGGAGGAACTACCGATTACGCTGTTGAAATTTTCTATGAAGCGATTGAAGAAGGAAAATATACAAGCTTTATTTCTGAAAATACAGGAATGCCGATGTTGTATATGGATGATGCCATCAACGCTACGTTACAGTTAATGGATGCTCCGAAAGAAAGTCTTACCGTTCGTTCTTCTTATAATTTAGGTGGAATGTCTTTTACTCCAGCAGAATTGGCAGCAGAAATTAAAAAAGAAATTCCTGAATTTGAAATTGATTACAAACCAGACTTCAGACAAGCAATTGCAGATTCTTGGCCTGCTTCAATTGATGATTCTGTTGCGAAAAAAGATTGGGGATTATCTTATGATTTCGGAATTTCTGAGATGTCGAAAGATATGATCAAAAACTTAAAAGTAAAATTGAATAAAAATTAA